A window of Sutcliffiella cohnii contains these coding sequences:
- a CDS encoding sigma-70 family RNA polymerase sigma factor — translation MFTSFFKRTEEHSFEVLIKNEREKLYKIAYSYVKNEQDALDIVQDAIIKGYKSFHKLKEKKYFSTWITRIVINSAIDHIRKSKNVIYLDQEWLTPERSHENQSIISMDMEQVFDQLKPEQKTLLLLRFYSGYSIPEIAHMLEKPEGTIKSQLHRALTKVKEKLENGGETYGSNGTEY, via the coding sequence GTGTTTACATCCTTTTTTAAACGTACAGAGGAACATTCCTTTGAAGTTTTAATAAAAAATGAGCGAGAAAAACTCTATAAAATTGCATATTCCTATGTGAAAAATGAACAAGATGCGCTAGATATCGTTCAAGATGCGATTATTAAAGGCTATAAATCTTTTCACAAGTTGAAAGAAAAGAAGTACTTCTCTACTTGGATTACTCGTATTGTCATAAATTCTGCTATTGACCATATTAGAAAATCAAAAAACGTCATTTATTTAGATCAGGAGTGGCTAACTCCAGAACGAAGCCACGAAAACCAATCAATAATTTCGATGGATATGGAGCAAGTATTTGATCAATTAAAGCCGGAACAAAAAACATTACTATTACTACGGTTTTACTCCGGCTATTCAATACCAGAAATTGCTCATATGTTAGAAAAACCAGAAGGAACAATCAAATCACAACTTCACCGCGCTCTAACAAAAGTGAAAGAAAAATTAGAAAACGGAGGGGAAACATATGGATCAAATGGAACGGAATATTAA
- a CDS encoding DUF4179 domain-containing protein encodes MDQMERNIKSMVDSVDVPSTKLDETVNRSLQLAKKQTKQTFNRKQNIFASLASIFVLAIGALLFSSYYEKTDNENSITASLPDNSIIYHRGDQGLKRMVEEGRVNKNTLIAEDQGIRVFLEESYLDNYQMAISYRVDGLDLLGKETIINWELYVNGESVGGSSLGGLVNRDLFYKGDILPTLHTNDFPDEGEVKLHITSIDNIKGNWIFQFPIKKEEEYITLSSLPKKEDENENSFNIRKVELTPTTLLVDAITKLAEERRIAVDHYMHDFFVTAVGFDGEMHIERVNRSWSNSSSNIIQPGKTYKETVEITRSNNLYKYKLTPFLVKYNGYKVDHNSGTGESYRYYEITAPFEVGSTLQLESNIEVLKIEGKNDATVVYYKMNDELPIFPRIIDIDSNEEFMAKSYKVENDYIKVTYPKVDLSSNLELMLYDATYEVYSDLAIEFDMK; translated from the coding sequence ATGGATCAAATGGAACGGAATATTAAAAGTATGGTAGATAGTGTTGACGTACCTAGTACGAAATTAGACGAGACGGTTAATCGTTCACTACAACTTGCAAAAAAGCAAACTAAACAAACGTTTAATAGAAAGCAAAATATATTTGCGTCTTTAGCTTCGATTTTTGTTTTGGCAATTGGTGCTCTACTTTTCTCGTCCTACTATGAAAAAACTGATAATGAGAACTCTATTACAGCAAGTTTACCTGACAATAGTATTATTTATCATAGAGGCGACCAAGGGCTCAAAAGAATGGTAGAAGAAGGAAGAGTGAACAAAAACACTCTTATAGCAGAAGACCAAGGTATAAGAGTATTTTTAGAAGAGTCATATTTAGACAATTATCAAATGGCAATCTCATATCGAGTAGATGGATTAGATTTGTTAGGAAAAGAGACTATTATTAATTGGGAATTATACGTAAATGGTGAGTCTGTAGGTGGGTCTAGTTTGGGTGGTCTAGTAAATAGAGATTTGTTTTACAAAGGGGATATTTTACCTACCCTTCATACAAACGACTTTCCAGATGAAGGAGAAGTTAAACTTCACATAACTAGTATAGATAACATAAAAGGGAACTGGATTTTCCAATTTCCTATTAAGAAAGAGGAAGAATACATAACTCTTTCCTCTCTTCCGAAAAAAGAAGATGAAAATGAAAATTCCTTTAACATTAGAAAAGTTGAATTAACACCAACTACATTATTAGTGGATGCGATTACTAAACTAGCAGAAGAAAGACGAATAGCTGTAGATCATTATATGCATGATTTTTTTGTTACTGCAGTCGGATTTGATGGTGAAATGCACATTGAAAGAGTTAACAGAAGTTGGTCAAATTCTAGTAGTAACATTATTCAGCCAGGGAAAACGTATAAAGAAACAGTAGAAATCACTCGTTCTAATAATTTATATAAATATAAATTAACTCCATTCCTTGTAAAATATAATGGCTATAAAGTCGACCATAACAGCGGGACTGGGGAATCCTATAGATACTATGAAATCACTGCTCCATTTGAAGTAGGGTCAACATTACAACTGGAATCAAATATAGAAGTTTTAAAAATTGAAGGAAAGAACGACGCTACAGTAGTGTACTATAAAATGAATGATGAATTACCGATTTTCCCACGAATTATAGATATAGATTCGAACGAAGAATTCATGGCAAAGTCTTATAAAGTTGAAAATGATTATATTAAAGTGACATATCCTAAAGTTGACCTTTCAAGTAATTTAGAGCTTATGTTATATGACGCAACATATGAAGTATATTCTGATTTAGCAATTGAGTTTGATATGAAGTAA
- a CDS encoding Na+/H+ antiporter NhaC family protein, which yields MEHIGWLSLIPPVLAIIIAIMTKNVIISLFFGTFSGVLILSSWAPLTATKTIIGEYLFVQLTDSYNAGVLVLLVFIGGFVALMERSGGAAAFADKVIHFLNTKVKTQLAAWFGGIIIFFSDLGTPLLNGPIFEKVFDKAKLSREKLAWIIDSTASPVAVLIPFIGWGVYIMGLIQKEFEALSLAESDWDAFVAAIPYQFYPILTLLMVPLVAFTKLDFGAMAKAEKRVQETGALYWPESKPLRKSETMQEISATKSKASLIWLPLLTLLVTLFGILISLGFPFERIGGSDFRVALTTAYLFAAILLIIMMVYYKVKKFGEALEIYMSGMQRMMNVAITLVLAWALGTVIKNAGTANYIVEVMDGNVPAYLIPVILFIAGAAMSFATGSSWGTFAIMMPLAIPMAFHFDASIYIAIGAVLSGGLFGDHCSPISDTTILASTGAGCDHIDHVKTQLPYALLNGGAAMVAYLVAGLTGNVMSLLLAIVLMVVTVVLLARRQKGLNIDTKNLSS from the coding sequence ATGGAGCATATCGGTTGGTTGTCGTTAATACCACCAGTGTTAGCGATTATTATTGCAATCATGACAAAAAATGTCATTATATCATTATTTTTCGGTACTTTCTCAGGGGTTTTAATATTAAGTAGTTGGGCGCCATTAACGGCAACGAAAACAATAATAGGTGAATATTTATTCGTCCAACTAACAGATAGTTATAATGCAGGAGTGCTAGTGTTGTTAGTATTTATCGGAGGATTCGTTGCGTTAATGGAGCGTTCCGGTGGGGCTGCAGCATTTGCGGACAAGGTTATTCATTTCCTTAACACGAAAGTGAAAACACAGTTAGCTGCATGGTTTGGTGGGATCATTATTTTCTTCTCGGATTTAGGGACACCATTATTAAATGGACCTATTTTTGAAAAAGTTTTTGATAAAGCAAAACTTTCTAGAGAAAAATTAGCGTGGATTATTGATTCAACAGCGTCACCAGTAGCAGTTCTTATCCCGTTTATCGGCTGGGGCGTTTACATTATGGGACTTATTCAAAAAGAATTTGAAGCGTTAAGTCTTGCAGAATCAGATTGGGATGCGTTTGTTGCGGCAATTCCGTATCAATTTTACCCAATTCTTACATTATTAATGGTGCCGCTTGTTGCGTTTACGAAATTAGATTTTGGAGCGATGGCAAAGGCGGAGAAAAGGGTTCAAGAAACAGGGGCGCTATATTGGCCTGAATCTAAACCGCTACGTAAGTCAGAAACGATGCAAGAAATCTCAGCAACAAAAAGTAAAGCGAGCTTAATTTGGTTACCATTATTAACATTACTCGTTACGTTATTTGGAATTTTAATTTCTTTAGGCTTCCCGTTTGAAAGAATTGGCGGAAGTGATTTCCGCGTTGCCTTAACGACTGCGTATTTGTTTGCTGCTATTCTATTAATTATTATGATGGTTTACTATAAAGTGAAAAAGTTTGGCGAAGCATTAGAAATTTACATGTCAGGTATGCAACGAATGATGAACGTGGCCATTACACTAGTTCTAGCTTGGGCGTTAGGTACCGTTATTAAAAACGCGGGAACGGCTAACTATATCGTTGAAGTAATGGACGGTAATGTACCAGCATACTTAATTCCTGTTATTTTATTTATTGCAGGAGCGGCTATGTCATTTGCAACTGGTAGTTCATGGGGGACGTTTGCCATTATGATGCCACTAGCAATTCCGATGGCATTCCATTTCGATGCATCAATTTATATTGCAATTGGAGCCGTTTTATCAGGAGGATTATTCGGAGACCATTGTTCACCAATCTCTGATACTACGATTTTAGCTTCGACTGGTGCTGGGTGTGACCATATTGACCACGTGAAAACGCAATTACCGTATGCATTATTAAACGGTGGAGCGGCAATGGTTGCCTATTTAGTAGCAGGACTAACTGGAAACGTAATGTCACTTCTATTAGCAATTGTATTAATGGTAGTTACAGTAGTACTACTCGCAAGAAGACAAAAAGGGTTAAATATAGACACGAAAAACCTTTCCTCGTAA
- a CDS encoding serine hydrolase domain-containing protein — protein sequence MKKLIILIPILLTAILLIFLYSGQAEKVITYPDGKWEVSTTHTFDEKRREGLYHALEKRPQIHTMLIIKDGKIIEDYGIGIDNNNTIKEINSATKSIMSMLIGIAIGEGHIESVHQSIEDFIPEIKEKDTYEDLKKITIRDLLTMRSGIKWGTGNEEMTGAVSDPIDYFISQPIDREPDRIFVYNTGGSDLLSVIIERATGKPTPNYAEEKLFNPLKIEKYTWNQFNGGFYRGGRGIALSPYEMAKIGYLMLQDGIWDGERIIPEGWVEESTAKYSNGDYFLAKGYGYQWVIGSHGREDYYFAAGALGQYIFVIPSNNLVVVFTGRFPDEEYPVHYALLRNYIIDYIN from the coding sequence TTGAAAAAGTTAATAATTCTAATACCAATTTTATTAACAGCGATTTTATTAATATTTTTATATAGCGGGCAAGCAGAAAAGGTCATAACCTACCCCGACGGAAAATGGGAAGTGTCAACTACCCATACATTTGACGAGAAAAGAAGAGAAGGTTTGTATCACGCCCTAGAAAAACGACCGCAAATCCACACAATGTTAATTATAAAAGATGGAAAAATCATAGAAGATTACGGAATAGGAATAGATAACAATAATACAATTAAAGAAATTAACTCAGCTACTAAAAGTATTATGTCGATGTTAATTGGTATTGCAATTGGAGAAGGACATATAGAAAGTGTCCATCAAAGTATAGAAGATTTCATACCGGAGATAAAAGAGAAGGATACGTATGAAGACTTAAAAAAAATAACAATAAGAGACTTACTAACGATGAGGTCAGGGATAAAATGGGGAACGGGAAATGAGGAAATGACTGGCGCTGTATCAGACCCTATTGACTATTTCATTAGCCAACCTATAGATAGAGAACCAGATCGTATCTTTGTCTATAATACAGGTGGTTCGGACCTATTGTCTGTCATTATAGAAAGAGCTACAGGAAAACCAACGCCAAACTATGCGGAGGAAAAGCTTTTTAACCCTCTTAAAATCGAAAAATATACATGGAATCAATTCAATGGAGGTTTTTACCGAGGTGGAAGAGGAATAGCCCTTTCCCCATATGAAATGGCGAAAATAGGCTACTTAATGTTGCAAGATGGTATATGGGATGGGGAAAGGATTATACCAGAAGGATGGGTCGAAGAAAGTACAGCAAAATATTCAAACGGAGACTACTTTTTAGCAAAGGGATACGGGTATCAATGGGTAATTGGAAGCCATGGAAGGGAGGATTATTATTTTGCTGCTGGCGCATTAGGTCAATATATTTTTGTAATTCCTAGTAACAATTTAGTGGTAGTTTTTACAGGAAGGTTTCCAGATGAGGAATACCCAGTACATTATGCGTTATTAAGAAATTATATTATCGACTACATAAATTAA
- a CDS encoding metallophosphoesterase, protein MKRMLAISDIHGDIEKFEKLLHLVDFRNDKDQLLLLGDYIDRGPSSRDVLNSVQRLVEDDGAIALIGNHDKMMVDAFLTDDPMNVKRWFYNGGIKTLQNYGYNIEKDDAKYWYTTEEMPEPLQMNDEIREHIEFLQQLHHYYETDTHIFVHAGVHPTSPVEETDLQTLVWIREEFHQGYNGEKTVVFGHTPVKHLHKSEDVYFGRNKIIGIDGGCAYGGRLYCLEVSSSKVMYVD, encoded by the coding sequence TTGAAGAGAATGCTTGCTATTAGTGATATTCATGGAGATATAGAGAAATTTGAAAAACTTTTACACCTAGTAGACTTTCGTAATGATAAGGATCAATTGCTGTTATTAGGAGATTATATCGATCGTGGACCAAGCTCTAGAGATGTATTAAATTCGGTTCAAAGATTAGTAGAGGATGATGGTGCAATAGCGCTAATTGGGAATCACGATAAAATGATGGTAGATGCCTTTTTGACGGATGATCCTATGAACGTAAAAAGATGGTTTTATAACGGTGGAATAAAGACACTGCAAAATTACGGGTATAACATTGAAAAAGATGATGCGAAGTATTGGTATACGACAGAAGAAATGCCTGAACCTCTTCAAATGAATGACGAAATACGCGAACACATTGAATTTCTTCAACAGCTTCACCACTACTATGAGACGGATACGCATATTTTTGTTCATGCCGGAGTTCATCCGACAAGTCCGGTTGAAGAAACGGATCTTCAAACGTTAGTGTGGATTCGTGAAGAATTCCATCAAGGCTATAACGGCGAAAAAACAGTCGTTTTTGGTCATACACCGGTAAAACATTTACATAAAAGTGAAGACGTATATTTTGGTCGAAACAAGATTATTGGAATAGATGGTGGTTGTGCGTACGGTGGGAGATTATATTGTTTAGAAGTGAGTAGTTCAAAAGTTATGTATGTAGACTGA
- a CDS encoding IS256 family transposase: MSHFNTDKLDLATILKISMQDLLKEKIETILREEIKSVLENEPVGEGNSRNGYYPRTLDTMYGRVEDLAVPRDRKGEFTTNMFEPYQRRMVAVDELVVQLYQHGVGVRQVGSILKNLLGEQYSPGTISNITSAVMEDVIEWQNRPLKERYCALFLDALFVKIRRDTVAKEAVYIVLGITPEGHREILGFYVGGIESSNGWKEILQDLRNRGVQEVLLGVFDGLTGLEEAFRSIFPKADVQRCVIHKVRSTMNKARKKDQAELSTDFKKVYTSSTYEEAEKAFGELREKWKKRYSREIASWEEDLPVLLTFLRYPEDVQKYIYTTNLIERTIKEIRKRLKTMNSLPNIEAAEKITYLTSIDYNERWSRRKLSGFGLAHDQILKMFEERYPKA; the protein is encoded by the coding sequence ATGTCTCATTTTAACACAGATAAATTAGATTTAGCCACTATCTTAAAAATCTCCATGCAGGATCTCCTAAAGGAGAAAATAGAAACTATCTTGCGTGAGGAAATCAAGAGTGTACTAGAGAACGAACCTGTCGGAGAAGGAAATTCGCGTAACGGATACTATCCGAGGACTCTCGACACCATGTATGGCCGCGTTGAAGATTTGGCTGTTCCCCGTGATCGTAAGGGAGAGTTCACAACTAATATGTTTGAGCCTTATCAGAGGCGAATGGTTGCAGTAGATGAGCTCGTTGTTCAACTTTATCAACACGGGGTTGGAGTCCGTCAGGTAGGGAGCATCTTGAAAAACTTGCTTGGGGAACAATATTCCCCTGGCACCATATCGAATATCACATCTGCCGTGATGGAGGATGTGATTGAATGGCAGAACCGCCCTTTAAAGGAGCGCTATTGTGCTTTATTTCTTGATGCTTTATTTGTAAAGATTCGTAGAGATACAGTAGCCAAAGAAGCTGTCTATATTGTTCTAGGAATTACTCCGGAAGGCCACAGGGAAATCCTTGGTTTTTATGTAGGAGGAATAGAATCTTCAAATGGTTGGAAGGAAATCCTCCAGGACCTGCGCAACAGAGGAGTACAGGAAGTACTGCTAGGCGTTTTTGACGGACTGACTGGTCTCGAAGAGGCATTTCGTTCCATCTTTCCAAAAGCTGATGTTCAACGTTGTGTAATACACAAGGTCCGTTCCACTATGAATAAAGCACGTAAGAAGGATCAAGCTGAGCTAAGTACTGATTTTAAAAAAGTCTATACATCAAGCACATACGAAGAAGCTGAGAAAGCGTTCGGAGAGCTCAGGGAGAAATGGAAAAAGCGCTACAGTCGAGAAATAGCTTCTTGGGAAGAAGACCTTCCAGTACTCTTAACCTTTTTACGCTACCCTGAGGATGTCCAAAAGTACATCTACACTACAAATCTTATTGAGCGTACCATTAAGGAAATCCGCAAGAGGTTAAAAACCATGAATAGCCTGCCTAACATTGAAGCAGCTGAAAAGATTACGTACCTGACCTCTATCGACTATAACGAGCGCTGGTCAAGAAGAAAACTAAGTGGATTCGGCCTAGCTCATGATCAAATATTAAAAATGTTTGAGGAGCGGTATCCCAAAGCCTAA
- a CDS encoding DDE-type integrase/transposase/recombinase produces the protein MYPQIITYLLTFINYQEQIIRTLLTLLIGKSMFDKPKEAPVNQPYRKLQIDELPIIEKPKMLNYQLLLAEHLQSKGKPLKPVQRRANSTPVPSTLCCPKCGAPSAYLYANNGGKGQYQCKVCACVFNKKSRYQKEAILKCPHCLKTLEKIKERKDFHVFKCKNDSCTYYQKNLNAMTKKEKKLFKEDPQSLKVRYIYRKFHIDYQPLSKQSPEQPKVDLSRLYVSPHTLGLILTYHVNYGLSARKTAAIMKDIHGVSVSHQSILNYENSVALWLKPYIDYFPYELSDQFCGDETYIRVNGRWHYLFFFFDAVKKVILSYPVSPNRDTATAIRAIDEVLVKLKEIPENLQFVVDGNPIYLLAQHFFAENSISFDVKQVIGLTNEDDVSREYRPLKQIIERLNRTFKGNYRSTHGFGSEQGSVSFVTLFVAYFNFLRPHSSLEGKVPVTIPELEKLPTMPAKWTALIGLAQDWIQQQSA, from the coding sequence TTGTACCCTCAAATTATAACCTATTTATTAACTTTTATAAACTATCAAGAACAAATTATTCGAACTTTGCTTACTCTTTTGATTGGAAAAAGCATGTTCGATAAACCAAAAGAAGCTCCTGTTAATCAGCCTTATCGAAAGCTTCAAATTGATGAGTTACCTATCATTGAAAAACCTAAAATGCTCAATTATCAACTTTTATTAGCGGAACACCTTCAGTCCAAAGGGAAACCGTTAAAACCAGTACAGCGTCGAGCGAATTCTACACCTGTACCGTCTACATTATGTTGTCCGAAGTGTGGTGCTCCTTCTGCGTATCTGTACGCAAACAACGGAGGAAAAGGACAATATCAATGTAAGGTGTGTGCGTGTGTTTTCAATAAAAAGAGTCGTTATCAGAAAGAGGCCATCCTTAAGTGTCCTCACTGTCTTAAAACGCTAGAAAAAATTAAAGAACGAAAAGATTTTCACGTGTTTAAGTGTAAAAATGATAGTTGTACTTATTATCAAAAGAACTTGAATGCCATGACCAAAAAAGAGAAAAAACTGTTTAAAGAAGATCCACAATCGCTGAAAGTTCGATATATTTATCGGAAATTTCACATCGACTATCAACCGTTATCAAAACAGTCACCAGAGCAGCCAAAAGTCGATTTATCAAGATTGTATGTTTCACCGCATACACTTGGGCTCATCTTGACGTACCATGTCAATTACGGATTATCGGCCCGTAAAACGGCCGCGATCATGAAGGATATTCACGGTGTGTCTGTCTCCCATCAAAGTATCCTAAACTACGAAAACAGCGTCGCATTATGGCTCAAGCCTTATATTGACTACTTTCCGTATGAGCTGTCGGATCAATTCTGTGGGGATGAAACGTACATCCGGGTCAACGGTCGTTGGCATTACCTGTTTTTCTTTTTTGATGCGGTCAAGAAAGTCATTCTTTCGTATCCAGTGTCGCCAAATCGCGACACCGCAACAGCGATACGAGCGATTGATGAAGTACTAGTGAAGCTGAAAGAAATACCCGAAAACCTACAATTTGTAGTAGATGGTAACCCTATTTACTTGTTGGCACAGCATTTCTTCGCAGAGAACAGCATATCGTTTGACGTAAAACAGGTCATCGGGCTAACAAATGAAGACGATGTCTCTAGAGAGTATCGACCTCTCAAGCAAATCATCGAGAGACTAAATCGCACGTTTAAAGGGAATTATCGATCGACGCACGGCTTTGGTTCTGAACAAGGATCTGTTTCTTTTGTGACATTGTTTGTGGCTTACTTTAACTTCTTACGTCCACATTCTTCACTTGAAGGTAAAGTGCCAGTAACAATTCCAGAATTAGAAAAGCTACCAACCATGCCAGCGAAATGGACAGCCCTTATTGGATTAGCTCAAGACTGGATTCAACAACAGTCAGCCTAA
- a CDS encoding carbohydrate ABC transporter permease yields the protein MIEKPTIKGTLKALLYLAPALIVLGVFNIYPIIMSFLMSFYTDYDYFKNIVHEYGFDNFIYIYNDPEFRTSIKNTFIFVLGVVPASIILSLWIAILLNTKIKFRGIFRSIYFLPFVTSVVAVSIVWRWIYHTDYGIFNYFLGLIGIDPIRWLTDPNWAMPALIIMSIWKSLGYNIIIFLAGLQNINHQYYLAAQIDGASSWKRFLHITVPMLSPTTFFVSIIAVINSFKVFDEVYALFDGKPGPAYSAQTIVYYIYDKFYLEWQFGIASAAAYVLFIIIFIFTLIQLYIGKRRVTY from the coding sequence GTGATAGAAAAACCAACTATAAAAGGAACATTAAAAGCTCTTCTGTATTTAGCACCAGCTCTTATCGTTTTAGGAGTTTTTAATATATATCCAATCATCATGTCGTTTTTAATGAGCTTTTATACAGATTACGATTATTTTAAAAATATCGTACATGAATATGGCTTTGACAACTTTATTTACATATACAATGATCCGGAATTTAGGACTTCCATCAAAAACACGTTCATTTTCGTTTTAGGGGTCGTACCTGCGTCCATTATATTATCGCTATGGATCGCCATTTTATTAAACACAAAAATAAAGTTTAGAGGTATTTTCCGATCGATATATTTTTTACCATTCGTTACGTCCGTTGTAGCAGTTTCCATTGTGTGGCGTTGGATTTACCACACAGACTATGGGATATTTAACTACTTTTTAGGGCTAATTGGGATTGATCCGATACGTTGGTTAACGGACCCGAATTGGGCAATGCCCGCATTAATTATTATGAGTATTTGGAAGAGTCTCGGATATAACATCATTATTTTTCTAGCAGGCTTACAAAATATTAACCACCAATATTATTTAGCAGCTCAAATTGACGGTGCTAGTTCATGGAAACGTTTTTTGCATATAACTGTTCCGATGTTATCGCCAACAACGTTCTTTGTATCGATTATCGCAGTAATAAATTCGTTTAAAGTGTTTGACGAAGTGTATGCACTTTTTGATGGAAAGCCTGGACCAGCGTATAGTGCACAAACAATTGTGTATTACATATATGACAAGTTTTATTTAGAATGGCAGTTCGGCATTGCTTCCGCAGCTGCGTATGTGTTGTTCATTATTATTTTTATCTTTACCCTTATCCAACTTTACATTGGAAAACGTAGGGTTACTTACTAG
- the ybaK gene encoding Cys-tRNA(Pro) deacylase — MKVSKTNAMRILDSKKIPYEIITYESKDGKIDGVSVAEKIGKDVRSVYKTLVAQGNSKNIYVYIIPVNDELDLKKGAKAVNEKKIEMIPVKDIQKWTGYIRGGCSPIGMKKVYPTVIDESAEGLEKIIVSGGKIGVQLELTVGDLKEVTNAMLVDVIK; from the coding sequence TTGAAAGTTAGTAAAACGAATGCAATGAGAATACTTGATTCTAAAAAAATTCCCTACGAGATTATAACGTATGAAAGTAAAGACGGTAAAATTGATGGAGTTTCCGTTGCAGAGAAAATCGGTAAAGATGTTAGAAGTGTGTATAAAACACTTGTCGCTCAAGGAAATAGTAAAAATATATACGTATATATTATCCCGGTTAATGACGAACTAGATCTTAAAAAGGGTGCAAAGGCAGTAAACGAAAAAAAGATTGAAATGATCCCGGTAAAGGATATTCAAAAATGGACGGGATATATTCGTGGTGGCTGTTCGCCAATTGGAATGAAAAAAGTGTATCCGACGGTGATTGATGAAAGTGCTGAAGGTCTGGAGAAAATAATAGTAAGTGGTGGGAAAATAGGTGTGCAGTTGGAGTTGACAGTGGGAGATTTGAAAGAAGTTACAAATGCCATGTTAGTAGATGTCATAAAATAA
- a CDS encoding ABC transporter ATP-binding protein: MRIELRDITMKFDDVTAVDRLNVTINDAELVSLLGPSGCGKSTTLFMLAGLYKPTSGQLFFGEKLVNDIEPEHREIGMVFQNYALYPHMTVLKNIMFPLRMTKVPKKEAEERAIEMAKLVQIDHLLMRKPKQLSGGQQQRVAIARALVKQPKLLLLDEPLSNLDARLRLEMREEIRRIQQEVGITTIFVTHDQEEAMSISDKVLLMKDGKFQQFSPPQQMYDRPVNAFVGKFMGNPPINMIPVNYQPSNQSLHIKDTKNSLQLDKQLAIPNDSEKELLLGVRAEDFFVTDSEDNSITARVELVERIGRDTLLTATVGELKIRALLDPEQTTNSGDAIKLSIRKDRYHLFDAESGQNVAIESIEKKERVG; the protein is encoded by the coding sequence TTGAGAATAGAGTTGAGGGACATAACGATGAAATTTGACGATGTTACCGCAGTGGATCGATTAAACGTGACGATTAATGATGCGGAACTCGTATCCCTTTTAGGGCCAAGTGGGTGTGGAAAAAGTACAACCTTATTTATGCTAGCCGGATTGTACAAGCCTACGTCAGGACAATTATTTTTCGGTGAAAAACTAGTAAACGATATTGAACCAGAGCATAGAGAAATTGGGATGGTGTTTCAAAACTACGCCTTATATCCACATATGACCGTATTAAAAAATATTATGTTTCCATTAAGAATGACAAAAGTACCTAAAAAAGAGGCGGAAGAAAGAGCGATTGAAATGGCAAAGCTCGTACAAATTGACCATCTATTAATGCGAAAGCCGAAACAGCTTTCAGGAGGTCAGCAACAACGTGTTGCAATAGCACGTGCGCTAGTAAAACAGCCAAAGCTACTGTTGCTCGACGAACCACTTTCTAATTTAGACGCACGCTTAAGGTTAGAAATGCGTGAAGAAATTCGTCGCATTCAACAAGAAGTAGGAATTACGACTATTTTTGTTACGCATGATCAAGAAGAAGCGATGAGTATATCAGACAAAGTGTTACTAATGAAGGACGGAAAATTTCAGCAGTTTAGTCCACCGCAACAAATGTATGACAGGCCAGTTAATGCTTTCGTTGGCAAGTTTATGGGGAATCCACCAATCAATATGATCCCAGTAAACTATCAACCTAGTAACCAATCATTACATATAAAAGACACAAAAAATAGCTTGCAACTTGATAAACAGCTAGCTATTCCTAATGATTCAGAAAAAGAATTATTATTAGGCGTTCGAGCAGAAGATTTCTTTGTAACAGACAGTGAAGATAATAGTATTACAGCTAGAGTCGAGCTCGTAGAACGAATCGGCCGTGACACATTATTAACCGCTACCGTTGGGGAGTTGAAAATTAGAGCATTACTTGACCCAGAGCAAACAACAAATAGTGGAGATGCGATTAAACTATCGATTCGTAAAGACCGTTATCATCTTTTTGATGCCGAGTCAGGACAGAATGTAGCGATTGAATCTATTGAAAAGAAGGAGCGCGTAGGGTGA
- a CDS encoding DUF3817 domain-containing protein, translating to MPKTPIDQFRIIGFIEGASLIVLLFIAMPLKYAANIPEAVTFVGSLHGFLFILYLFIIGYTTLKVRWSFKWIVSAIAVAFIPFGNFLLDMFLKKSQYVN from the coding sequence ATGCCAAAAACTCCAATTGATCAGTTTCGTATTATCGGATTCATTGAAGGCGCTTCCTTAATTGTTCTGTTGTTCATTGCCATGCCTTTAAAATACGCAGCGAACATTCCAGAAGCAGTCACATTCGTTGGTTCGCTACACGGATTTCTCTTCATTTTGTATCTATTTATTATCGGCTACACAACACTTAAAGTTCGTTGGTCGTTTAAATGGATAGTTAGTGCAATTGCAGTAGCCTTCATTCCATTCGGAAACTTTTTACTAGATATGTTTTTAAAGAAATCACAATATGTAAACTAA